One region of Skermanella mucosa genomic DNA includes:
- a CDS encoding RNA polymerase factor sigma-32: MREPLLSRDHEFELARNWREDGDEAALHDLVRAYTRLVVSTASRFRNYGLPMGDLVQEGNVGLMQAAARFEPDREVRFSTYAAWWIRSAMQDYILRNWSIVRTGTTAAQKSLFFNLRRLRAKIEDASNNGALTQAGRMKIATELKVEVHEVEAMEMRLSGADQSLNAPISDSSEDDWQDFLADQRPSPEDVVIGMRDSNTRSKWLAEALGELSPRERTIISQRRLRDDGATLEELGRELGVSKERVRQLEHRAMLKLKESMMRRVELSSDLLLEM, encoded by the coding sequence ATGCGGGAACCTCTCCTGTCCCGCGACCACGAATTCGAACTGGCGCGCAATTGGCGGGAAGACGGCGACGAGGCGGCGCTTCACGACCTCGTCCGCGCCTACACGCGTCTTGTCGTTTCCACCGCGTCGCGCTTCCGGAACTACGGCCTGCCTATGGGCGACCTGGTCCAGGAGGGCAATGTCGGCCTGATGCAGGCTGCCGCCCGGTTCGAGCCGGACCGCGAGGTGCGGTTCTCGACCTACGCCGCCTGGTGGATCCGCTCGGCCATGCAGGACTATATCCTGCGCAACTGGTCGATCGTGCGGACCGGCACCACCGCGGCCCAGAAAAGCCTGTTCTTCAACCTGCGCCGGCTGCGCGCGAAGATCGAGGACGCCTCCAACAACGGCGCCCTGACGCAGGCCGGCCGGATGAAGATCGCGACCGAGCTGAAGGTCGAGGTCCATGAGGTCGAGGCGATGGAGATGCGCCTGAGCGGCGCCGACCAGTCGCTGAACGCCCCGATCAGCGACAGCAGCGAGGACGACTGGCAGGACTTCCTTGCCGACCAGCGGCCAAGCCCGGAAGACGTCGTGATCGGCATGCGCGACAGCAATACACGCTCCAAGTGGCTCGCCGAAGCCCTGGGCGAGCTGAGCCCCCGCGAACGGACCATCATCTCTCAGCGCCGCCTGCGCGACGACGGCGCCACCCTCGAGGAACTGGGCAGGGAACTGGGCGTCAGCAAGGAGCGCGTCCGGCAGCTTGAGCATCGCGCGATGCTCAAGCTCAAGGAGTCGATGATGCGCCGGGTGGAACTGTCCAGCGATCTTCTGCTGGAGATGTGA